GTATTGCCTTACAGACTTACAACGAAGTTTACGAAATTCACAGTTAACTTTGTTGTCTACTTAAACGGCTATTTCTTTCATGATGGGAGAGCTCGACAAACTATATAGCAATATAAATTCCAAAGTCCCTATCAGTCTAGAAGACTTTCAAGACCTAGCAACTTATTTCAAGCCATTAACCGTAAAAAAAAAGAGCACCCTTATTCAGGAAGGCGAGTATAATGATCGATTGTTTTTTGTTGAAAAGGGATTGCTGTATTTGTACAAAGTACTGCAAGATGGCGACATTCAGGTAATTCAATTTGCTAAAGAAGATTACTGGGTTTCGGATTTATGCAGCTTCTTTTCGGGTTCGAGGACCTTATTTTCCGTCCAGGCATTAGAAGATTCCACGCTTTACAGCTTAAGTAAAAACGATTTTGATGCGATATGCCTGGACTTTCCAGGCATGG
Above is a window of Spirosoma sp. SC4-14 DNA encoding:
- a CDS encoding Crp/Fnr family transcriptional regulator, with the translated sequence MMGELDKLYSNINSKVPISLEDFQDLATYFKPLTVKKKSTLIQEGEYNDRLFFVEKGLLYLYKVLQDGDIQVIQFAKEDYWVSDLCSFFSGSRTLFSVQALEDSTLYSLSKNDFDAICLDFPGMETFFRLSFQSAYITTLIRLSDAYSQDTETKYSRISDESADLLQRVPQYLIASYLGVLPSSLSRIRTKK